Proteins co-encoded in one Spirosoma endbachense genomic window:
- a CDS encoding sugar phosphate isomerase/epimerase family protein: MKKSLLVFAILLSFGSAQAQKKVFPQTPGMVSYTYRNSFAKNVPATLDTIKALGITNMEFSNLFGKTAAELRKLLDERGMKCSSFGVGYPDLQNKLAEVGQNAKTLGAQYVRVAWVPHKGPFTLDLAKQTVTDFNNFGKQLKDQFGLTFCYHNHGYEFETYESGTLFDYIVQNTNPDYVSFEMDILWTFFPGVDPAALIKKYPNRFKLMHLKDLRKGVVGNLSGGTPVENDVALGTGQLNLPAILKAAQQSSIQHYYIEDESPSYATQVPQTIAYLNQLK; this comes from the coding sequence ATGAAAAAATCCCTACTGGTTTTCGCTATTCTATTGAGCTTTGGTTCCGCTCAGGCGCAGAAAAAGGTGTTCCCCCAAACGCCCGGCATGGTGTCGTATACCTACCGGAACAGTTTTGCCAAAAACGTACCGGCCACGCTCGACACCATCAAGGCATTGGGTATTACCAACATGGAGTTTTCTAACCTGTTCGGCAAAACAGCTGCTGAACTACGCAAACTCCTTGATGAACGCGGCATGAAATGCTCTTCGTTTGGAGTGGGATATCCCGATCTGCAAAACAAACTGGCCGAAGTAGGTCAGAACGCCAAAACCCTTGGTGCTCAGTACGTCCGGGTGGCTTGGGTGCCACACAAAGGACCGTTTACGCTCGATCTGGCCAAGCAAACGGTTACCGATTTCAATAACTTTGGAAAGCAGTTAAAAGACCAGTTTGGGCTGACATTCTGCTACCATAACCACGGCTACGAATTTGAGACGTATGAAAGTGGCACCCTGTTCGATTACATTGTGCAGAATACAAACCCCGACTATGTTAGTTTCGAAATGGATATACTCTGGACATTTTTTCCCGGCGTCGACCCTGCAGCGCTGATCAAAAAATACCCGAACCGCTTCAAACTCATGCATCTGAAAGATCTGCGCAAAGGGGTTGTCGGCAATTTGTCGGGAGGGACGCCGGTCGAGAACGACGTAGCGCTGGGAACCGGTCAGCTCAATTTGCCTGCCATCCTGAAAGCCGCCCAGCAGTCGTCTATTCAACATTATTATATTGAAGACGAAAGCCCGAGTTATGCAACGCAGGTGCCACAGACCATCGCTTATCTAAACCAGTTGAAGTGA
- a CDS encoding ThuA domain-containing protein has protein sequence MKHLFALLFGLMIAIGRVAAQDVLIVADEIPAMEVLARGIQQQEGLTARIVTQNDMPKTMATFRAVIVYIHKDLDSIPERAFIRYAQNGGKLLCLHHSISSAKRKNKEWFSFLGIDLLKTNVTEGGYKYVGDVDMAVVNLAPQHFITTHKITYASTIAYTREGEQKEKQLPGFMLPKTEGFLNHQLLGNRTILLGFKFADASGKVWTQDRSAWYKPAGKGWLFYSQPGHAVSDFENPIYTQLIANAILYNQ, from the coding sequence ATGAAACATCTGTTTGCGTTACTTTTTGGGTTAATGATTGCTATAGGGCGGGTTGCCGCTCAGGATGTATTGATCGTTGCCGACGAAATTCCAGCTATGGAGGTGCTGGCCAGGGGAATTCAACAGCAGGAAGGACTGACGGCCAGAATTGTGACACAGAACGACATGCCCAAAACAATGGCTACTTTTCGGGCAGTTATTGTTTACATCCATAAAGACCTGGACTCCATACCCGAACGGGCATTTATTCGTTACGCCCAAAACGGTGGTAAGTTACTTTGTCTGCATCATTCCATTAGCTCGGCAAAACGAAAGAACAAAGAGTGGTTTTCGTTTCTGGGTATCGACCTGCTCAAAACGAACGTAACGGAAGGTGGTTACAAATACGTAGGCGATGTAGACATGGCCGTAGTGAATCTGGCTCCGCAACACTTCATTACGACACACAAGATTACCTATGCATCCACGATTGCATACACGCGGGAGGGTGAGCAAAAAGAAAAACAACTGCCGGGCTTTATGTTGCCGAAAACAGAGGGGTTTCTAAACCATCAGCTGTTGGGAAACCGAACGATTCTACTGGGGTTCAAATTCGCAGATGCTTCCGGAAAGGTATGGACACAGGATCGGTCGGCCTGGTATAAACCCGCAGGAAAAGGCTGGTTATTCTATAGTCAGCCGGGTCACGCGGTCAGTGATTTCGAAAACCCTATATACACTCAACTCATTGCAAACGCGATACTCTATAACCAGTAA
- a CDS encoding AraC family transcriptional regulator has product MSPLTRKSRGFAGERIIEVPKETVDKCSSMALISSLYITRMGFYPKALYHYYQRPVGISQVIFLYCTDGQGWLQLAKDRIIIQAGEVFAITPETPHSYGADTENPWTIYWFHFSGTQCHDVVRAIMEERSNSPHTVRVPYSDDRIALFDQMFDTFLKGYSTSNLLFANLTIPYFLSSFILPENFQKEIVSSGTITPTNRAILYMQNNLSSSVTLDNIAQSVNLSTSFFSRKFRQDTGYAPIEYFNHLRIQRACQLLHFSDFRINEVASQLGIDDPFYFSRLFKKQMGVSPAEYRKSEGIQRRM; this is encoded by the coding sequence ATGAGCCCACTAACCCGTAAAAGCCGAGGATTTGCCGGGGAGCGAATCATTGAGGTTCCCAAAGAGACCGTCGACAAATGTTCGTCGATGGCTCTGATTAGCAGTTTGTATATTACCCGGATGGGTTTTTACCCGAAGGCTCTTTATCATTACTATCAACGCCCGGTTGGCATATCGCAGGTGATTTTCCTTTATTGCACTGATGGACAGGGTTGGCTTCAGCTGGCGAAAGACCGGATCATCATTCAGGCGGGAGAAGTTTTTGCCATTACTCCCGAAACACCGCATTCCTATGGCGCTGATACCGAAAACCCCTGGACAATCTACTGGTTTCACTTTAGTGGTACGCAATGTCACGACGTAGTACGCGCAATTATGGAAGAACGCAGCAATAGCCCTCATACCGTCCGGGTGCCTTATTCAGATGACCGTATCGCCCTGTTCGACCAGATGTTCGATACGTTTCTGAAAGGGTATAGCACCTCGAATCTGCTGTTTGCGAACCTGACCATCCCGTATTTTCTGTCTTCGTTTATTCTTCCGGAAAACTTTCAGAAGGAAATCGTTTCTAGTGGAACCATTACCCCAACAAACAGGGCAATTCTATACATGCAGAATAACCTCTCTTCCTCCGTTACACTGGACAATATTGCCCAATCGGTTAACCTGTCTACCTCATTCTTCTCCCGAAAATTCAGGCAGGATACCGGCTACGCGCCCATTGAGTACTTTAACCACCTTCGTATTCAGCGGGCTTGCCAGCTCCTTCACTTCAGCGATTTTCGGATCAATGAAGTAGCGTCTCAACTGGGCATCGATGATCCGTTCTACTTTTCGAGGCTGTTCAAAAAGCAGATGGGCGTTTCCCCCGCTGAGTATCGAAAGAGTGAAGGTATTCAACGGAGGATGTAA
- a CDS encoding choice-of-anchor Q domain-containing protein has product MKTTLLFSILFAINTFVSAAIWHVSGTGNDANDGKTPETALRNLQKAADLVQPGDVVLISNGTYTNADKGNGSAVLSITRSGTSAAWITWKARPGHHPEIHPVGWAGIQITGSYNVIDGLSVIGNNDSIVLLKAQEDGKKTTPDPYYNTNGIFFNGRGKKPDEKPHHLVIRNCIVGKCAGGGIVGIEIDYLTVEDCKVFENAWFMRYGGSGITTLNNWAHDDAPGYHIVIQRNFVWNNKTLVAWEKIGKLSDGNGILLDVTDQEQGQGATNPNADAVVKPATSQTIVAPNTVAGTLVPEKPKRPEWTGRALIANNVSTFNGGSGIHTFRTKHVDIINNTTYWNGGIVGYQELFANRSEDVVILNNIIVPRPGGAVTSNNRNTSVRWDYNVYPAAQTVFAGANDIVAEPSFINIQPDPTKGDFRLAKSSRAVNSGSNDVPLSNDILGKARPKNAGRDRGAFEQ; this is encoded by the coding sequence ATGAAAACAACCCTTCTTTTTTCTATCTTATTCGCAATCAACACCTTTGTTTCTGCCGCAATTTGGCATGTTTCCGGTACGGGAAACGACGCAAACGATGGTAAAACACCCGAAACCGCTTTGCGGAATCTGCAAAAAGCTGCTGATCTGGTGCAACCTGGCGATGTAGTGCTTATTAGCAACGGTACGTATACCAACGCTGATAAAGGAAATGGTAGCGCGGTCCTGTCTATCACGCGCTCCGGTACGTCGGCGGCCTGGATTACCTGGAAAGCACGTCCGGGTCATCATCCTGAAATTCATCCGGTCGGTTGGGCCGGTATTCAGATTACTGGCTCCTACAACGTGATTGACGGACTAAGTGTCATTGGCAACAATGATTCAATTGTGCTGCTGAAAGCGCAGGAAGATGGTAAAAAAACAACGCCTGATCCTTACTATAATACCAACGGGATTTTCTTCAATGGACGGGGTAAAAAGCCGGACGAAAAACCACACCACCTGGTCATTCGCAACTGCATAGTTGGTAAGTGTGCAGGTGGTGGCATTGTCGGTATCGAGATCGACTATTTGACAGTTGAGGATTGTAAAGTTTTTGAAAACGCCTGGTTTATGCGATACGGTGGCTCGGGAATAACAACGCTGAACAACTGGGCACACGATGATGCGCCAGGTTACCATATCGTTATCCAGCGCAATTTTGTCTGGAACAATAAAACGCTGGTTGCCTGGGAGAAAATCGGCAAACTGAGCGACGGTAATGGTATTCTACTGGATGTGACTGATCAGGAACAGGGGCAGGGCGCTACTAATCCCAATGCCGATGCGGTTGTAAAGCCAGCCACAAGCCAGACGATAGTTGCTCCAAATACTGTTGCCGGTACACTAGTGCCGGAAAAGCCAAAGCGGCCAGAATGGACAGGGCGAGCGCTGATTGCCAATAATGTCAGTACGTTCAATGGTGGGTCGGGGATTCATACCTTCCGCACGAAACACGTCGACATTATTAACAACACAACGTACTGGAATGGCGGGATTGTCGGGTATCAGGAGTTGTTTGCTAATCGGTCGGAAGATGTAGTTATCCTCAATAACATCATTGTGCCCAGACCGGGTGGTGCCGTAACTTCTAACAATCGAAACACCAGCGTCCGTTGGGATTATAACGTATACCCAGCTGCGCAGACTGTTTTTGCGGGGGCTAACGACATCGTTGCGGAACCCAGCTTTATCAATATTCAGCCCGATCCAACAAAGGGTGATTTTCGACTGGCGAAAAGCAGTCGGGCCGTTAATTCGGGTAGTAATGACGTTCCTCTGTCCAACGATATTCTGGGTAAGGCCCGCCCCAAAAATGCCGGACGGGACCGGGGTGCATTTGAACAATAA
- a CDS encoding sugar phosphate isomerase/epimerase family protein: protein MPLKFYAPQWGNTLPFTTFCQNVKAAGYDGVEMALPLEAKESQKIVATLKEYELALIGQYWQSFESDLDEHSQNYEKYLRNLIAAQPVFINCQTGKDFFTFDQNKHLFDVASRISEDSGVKIIHETHRGKSLFAAHIAQDYLTKLPDLCICLDISHWCNVHESMLENQTEAVALAISRADHIHSRVGHPEGPQVNDPRAPEWEVTLNTHLGWWDKIVEKHRTNGTQLTITTEFGPATYMPVMPYTQLPLGNQWEINVFMMNLLKNRYAE, encoded by the coding sequence ATGCCGCTTAAATTTTACGCCCCTCAATGGGGTAATACATTACCATTTACTACGTTCTGTCAGAATGTGAAAGCCGCTGGCTACGATGGGGTGGAAATGGCTTTGCCACTGGAAGCCAAGGAGAGTCAGAAAATTGTGGCTACGCTTAAAGAGTATGAGCTTGCGTTGATTGGCCAATACTGGCAATCGTTCGAGAGCGATCTGGACGAACACAGCCAGAACTACGAAAAATACCTCCGAAACCTGATTGCGGCTCAACCGGTTTTTATTAACTGCCAGACTGGTAAGGATTTCTTTACATTCGATCAGAATAAACACCTCTTTGATGTGGCTTCCCGGATTTCGGAAGATTCGGGCGTGAAAATCATCCACGAAACGCACCGGGGCAAGTCGCTGTTTGCGGCTCATATTGCGCAGGATTATTTGACCAAACTCCCCGACCTTTGCATCTGCCTAGATATTTCCCACTGGTGCAACGTCCATGAATCGATGCTCGAAAATCAGACCGAAGCCGTGGCGCTGGCTATTTCCCGCGCCGACCATATTCACAGCCGGGTTGGGCATCCCGAAGGTCCTCAGGTCAATGATCCCCGCGCACCGGAATGGGAAGTTACGCTCAACACCCACTTGGGCTGGTGGGATAAAATCGTTGAAAAGCACCGGACAAACGGCACTCAGCTAACCATTACCACCGAATTCGGGCCGGCCACCTACATGCCCGTAATGCCGTACACCCAGTTGCCCCTTGGCAATCAATGGGAGATCAACGTATTCATGATGAACCTGTTAAAGAATCGATATGCCGAATAG
- a CDS encoding glycoside hydrolase family protein, with protein MKNILYSTIMVALAIAQGFSQTITPHPVPEEFASDYYVVTINGQAVPVFHAGLNVYFASFDFRGLASVTVSPKVDSDKYAGQTSNKEATQVGAKGYWRGGVTVRPLSKNIKPNLAGATINFSLTDAGQYSIERAGTSNFKDDVLLLFANRPDVNVIKLTDKNVIHLKAGIHNQHIDLQSGQTLFLDAGAVLFGSINIWDAKNVSILGRGTVVYYGPQSEDHDDGWKNQKNWHPLTTHNVQGLTVRGVTFVGRSRTWSLQTHTTFDAVFDNIKVIAVNPQNINGDGIDWYGGGRTRVMNSFIRSMDDCFALFTPESSKDMWATTKNTEGEVSNITIENCVLWTTLANVFRIGFNGQALTTRAITMKNTDVIHISKSEWYAPWSLFCMVSPNSKGQAKHSNYWFEKIRFEEPAAIFGLQNPEAQFSGLTLKDITMIGEPIPSLIKNRSGNIIFDNVILNGKRVSSEADIPLRAGSSHIEQPTWQPAAQAR; from the coding sequence ATGAAAAATATACTATACAGCACGATAATGGTTGCCCTGGCAATTGCCCAGGGGTTTTCGCAAACCATAACACCGCATCCTGTTCCCGAAGAATTTGCGTCGGATTACTACGTCGTAACCATAAACGGCCAGGCAGTGCCGGTTTTTCATGCCGGACTGAACGTCTACTTTGCCAGCTTCGACTTTAGGGGCTTAGCCAGCGTAACGGTGTCGCCCAAGGTCGACAGCGATAAATATGCGGGCCAAACCTCCAACAAAGAAGCCACGCAGGTCGGGGCGAAAGGATATTGGCGGGGCGGGGTTACGGTTCGGCCACTGTCCAAAAATATCAAGCCGAACCTCGCTGGCGCAACAATTAACTTTTCACTTACTGATGCTGGGCAGTATTCGATAGAACGCGCCGGAACCAGTAATTTCAAAGACGATGTGCTGCTATTGTTTGCCAACCGACCTGATGTCAACGTCATCAAGTTGACAGATAAAAACGTCATTCACTTAAAGGCCGGTATTCATAATCAGCACATTGATCTCCAGAGCGGGCAAACGCTGTTTCTGGATGCTGGGGCAGTATTGTTCGGCAGTATCAACATCTGGGATGCAAAAAATGTAAGCATTCTGGGGCGCGGAACAGTGGTCTATTACGGTCCGCAATCAGAAGATCACGACGACGGCTGGAAAAATCAGAAAAACTGGCATCCACTCACGACCCATAACGTGCAGGGCCTGACTGTTCGGGGCGTTACATTCGTTGGGCGAAGTCGAACCTGGTCGTTGCAAACGCATACGACCTTCGACGCTGTTTTCGATAACATCAAAGTCATCGCCGTCAATCCGCAGAATATCAATGGTGATGGTATTGACTGGTACGGTGGTGGACGTACTAGAGTAATGAACAGTTTCATCCGGTCAATGGACGATTGCTTTGCTTTGTTCACACCAGAGAGCAGTAAGGATATGTGGGCAACCACAAAAAATACGGAAGGTGAAGTCAGTAACATTACCATCGAAAACTGCGTGCTATGGACCACGCTGGCAAATGTATTCCGTATCGGGTTTAATGGTCAGGCGCTAACAACCCGTGCTATCACCATGAAAAATACAGACGTCATTCACATCAGCAAAAGTGAGTGGTATGCACCCTGGTCCCTGTTTTGTATGGTTAGCCCCAATAGCAAAGGCCAGGCGAAGCATAGCAACTACTGGTTTGAGAAAATTCGGTTTGAAGAACCGGCGGCAATTTTTGGATTACAAAACCCTGAGGCCCAATTCAGTGGATTGACCCTGAAAGACATTACGATGATTGGCGAACCCATACCCTCGCTCATCAAAAACAGGTCTGGTAACATAATTTTTGACAATGTCATCCTGAATGGAAAGCGGGTGAGTTCTGAGGCCGATATTCCACTTAGAGCAGGAAGTTCACATATCGAACAACCGACCTGGCAGCCAGCGGCACAAGCACGTTGA
- a CDS encoding alpha-galactosidase, with protein sequence MKHILVLIAFPFCLYLSDRVNAQSLQSCRASLSNDTLVLENDLIARRFRWNNGQLITLNLTDKKRKQTWEWVSKDPDCAFPGHLTPSGNGELITKQIQRLPNQSDHLEVSVTTRLGTLDVRRVFRIYPGIATLSCTFYLRGKASPEWQQAADQAAVGLDFKNIESQADLNKRTATVPAMDKLALAGNHWRGRAVEFADMTDRNNTLVTEVPYNLYRQPGFLKGNLLWLTDGLSGFSVFVLKESPVSIIQLANPGFDFLVKNGSVQTVGAGILPTDISETDWVRGYGYTLGLSGTSELDGVRTLRSYQDANRPRRADRDDMIMMNTWGDRNRDSKIREQFIITELQKAAQLGITRFQIDDGWELGKSMNSATPGGSSEAIWKNPKYWTPDPDRFPNGLKPVIDAAKKLNIELGLWFSPSVDSSFKHWDKDAQTLIGLYKQYGIRTFKIDLVQIHDKTAEVNFRKFLDTVMAATNYEVIFNMDVTAGRRNGYHFMNEYGNLFLENRYTDWTNYYPYWTLRNLWNLSKYIPSQNLQIEFLNKWRNADKYPPGDRFAPANYSFDYLFAVTMMAQPLAWFEATGLPAEAFQTAKLIQTYRTNQTQIHAGHILPIGDEPSGKSWTGFQSVVSDTEGYLLLFREDTVNPQEEIRTWLPAGKRVSFQPMAGAGKALDGVVSKEGRFTVSLPTANSFGLYRYKVLK encoded by the coding sequence ATGAAGCACATCTTAGTTTTAATCGCTTTCCCTTTTTGTCTATATCTCTCAGATCGGGTAAATGCACAATCGTTACAAAGCTGCCGGGCCAGTTTGAGCAATGATACCTTAGTACTTGAAAACGACCTGATTGCCCGGCGATTTCGCTGGAACAATGGCCAGTTGATTACCCTGAATCTGACCGATAAAAAACGGAAACAAACCTGGGAATGGGTCAGCAAAGATCCAGACTGTGCCTTTCCTGGCCACTTGACCCCATCAGGCAACGGTGAGCTGATAACAAAGCAGATTCAGCGATTGCCAAACCAGAGCGACCATCTGGAAGTTAGCGTAACCACCCGGCTCGGCACGCTGGACGTTCGGCGGGTATTCCGGATTTATCCTGGTATAGCCACGTTAAGCTGCACGTTTTATCTGCGTGGTAAAGCCTCGCCCGAATGGCAACAGGCGGCTGACCAGGCGGCTGTCGGGCTGGATTTTAAGAACATCGAGTCGCAGGCCGATCTCAACAAGCGTACCGCTACCGTTCCGGCGATGGATAAACTGGCACTGGCGGGCAATCACTGGCGAGGGCGGGCCGTCGAATTTGCCGACATGACCGACCGTAACAATACACTAGTTACCGAAGTCCCCTACAACCTGTACCGTCAGCCGGGTTTTCTGAAGGGAAATCTCTTATGGCTGACCGATGGGCTTTCCGGTTTTTCAGTATTTGTGTTGAAAGAATCGCCCGTTTCCATCATTCAACTGGCCAATCCCGGTTTCGATTTTCTGGTTAAAAATGGCAGCGTTCAAACCGTTGGCGCTGGTATACTGCCAACAGACATATCGGAAACGGACTGGGTGCGGGGCTACGGCTACACGCTCGGCTTGAGTGGTACGTCGGAACTGGATGGGGTGCGTACGCTACGTAGCTATCAGGATGCCAACCGTCCCCGTCGGGCCGACCGCGACGACATGATCATGATGAATACCTGGGGAGACCGCAACCGAGACTCGAAAATCAGAGAGCAGTTTATCATAACCGAATTGCAGAAAGCGGCCCAGTTGGGTATCACCCGTTTTCAGATCGACGACGGCTGGGAGCTGGGCAAGTCGATGAATTCGGCAACGCCGGGCGGTAGCAGCGAGGCCATCTGGAAAAATCCAAAGTATTGGACGCCCGATCCGGATCGGTTTCCTAATGGCCTGAAACCCGTTATCGATGCCGCCAAAAAGCTGAATATCGAGTTGGGTTTGTGGTTCAGTCCCAGTGTCGATAGCAGTTTTAAGCACTGGGACAAAGATGCCCAGACGCTCATTGGACTTTATAAGCAATACGGCATCCGAACGTTTAAAATCGACCTCGTTCAGATTCACGATAAAACCGCCGAAGTTAACTTCCGGAAATTCCTCGATACGGTGATGGCGGCTACTAACTACGAGGTGATTTTCAACATGGACGTCACGGCGGGCCGACGCAATGGGTATCATTTTATGAATGAATATGGCAACCTATTTCTGGAAAACCGCTATACCGACTGGACCAACTATTATCCCTACTGGACGTTGCGTAACCTCTGGAATCTGTCGAAATACATACCATCCCAGAATCTGCAAATCGAGTTTCTGAACAAATGGCGAAATGCTGACAAGTACCCGCCCGGCGACCGCTTTGCTCCGGCCAATTATTCGTTCGATTATTTGTTTGCCGTAACAATGATGGCGCAGCCGCTGGCCTGGTTCGAGGCAACAGGTTTACCAGCCGAAGCCTTCCAGACGGCTAAGCTGATCCAGACTTACCGAACAAACCAGACGCAAATCCATGCAGGGCACATCCTTCCAATCGGCGACGAACCCAGTGGAAAAAGCTGGACCGGCTTTCAGTCGGTTGTAAGCGATACCGAAGGTTATCTGCTGCTTTTTCGGGAAGATACAGTCAATCCTCAGGAAGAAATTCGCACCTGGCTACCGGCTGGCAAACGGGTCAGTTTCCAGCCGATGGCTGGAGCCGGAAAAGCCCTTGATGGAGTGGTATCAAAAGAAGGCAGATTTACGGTTTCATTGCCAACGGCAAACAGCTTTGGTCTGTATCGTTACAAGGTGTTGAAGTAA
- a CDS encoding polysaccharide lyase domain-containing protein, which yields MKNVHIYFWLSAALAVLSIENQVAAKQYFINSVSGNDANSGTETVNPWQSLAPVQAKDFMPGDTINFMGGSGWDTGLDINDSGTDQKPIVFRAMGEGAKPMFRHPGNMAKAINITGKWIIVDGFVAKDAHLAGIYLAKGADHNIIRNCEIENCGGGVMIHGSYNLISQNYAHDLIMVKNTQGGDDDYGAVAYWVFAPNNEIAYNRAVRCRAQCYDYGSDGGFFEVYTNGDSTYVHHNYAEDCNGFLEIGGGSARDILVSHNVSVENGEWTFHLTGKFRSDIHNFRMEHNTIISRKGTRWNNILGIGKGDSTINSLIFSDNLVVLGGEATEKVARHGNFIHHNNTYFLLDGAQLGFAGASGEQISVSR from the coding sequence ATGAAAAACGTACATATCTATTTCTGGCTCAGTGCGGCTTTGGCTGTCCTATCAATAGAAAATCAGGTTGCTGCCAAGCAGTATTTTATCAATAGTGTCTCAGGCAATGATGCTAACTCCGGTACCGAGACGGTCAACCCATGGCAATCTCTTGCCCCTGTTCAGGCTAAAGACTTTATGCCTGGCGACACCATCAACTTTATGGGTGGTTCAGGCTGGGACACCGGACTGGATATTAACGATAGCGGAACGGACCAAAAGCCTATCGTTTTTCGGGCGATGGGTGAGGGAGCAAAGCCCATGTTTAGGCATCCGGGTAACATGGCAAAGGCCATTAATATCACCGGAAAGTGGATTATTGTTGACGGGTTTGTTGCCAAAGATGCCCACCTCGCTGGGATCTATCTGGCGAAAGGAGCCGATCATAACATCATCCGAAACTGTGAAATCGAAAACTGTGGGGGTGGGGTTATGATCCATGGCAGTTATAACCTCATTTCGCAAAACTACGCCCACGATCTGATAATGGTTAAAAACACACAGGGGGGAGATGATGACTATGGAGCCGTAGCCTACTGGGTCTTTGCCCCAAACAATGAAATCGCCTACAACCGGGCAGTACGTTGCCGTGCCCAATGTTATGATTATGGCTCCGACGGTGGCTTTTTTGAAGTCTATACCAATGGCGACAGCACCTATGTGCATCACAACTATGCTGAAGACTGTAACGGCTTTTTGGAAATAGGCGGTGGGTCAGCACGCGACATTCTTGTGTCTCATAATGTCTCCGTAGAGAATGGCGAATGGACTTTTCACCTCACCGGAAAGTTCCGGAGTGACATTCATAATTTCAGGATGGAACACAATACGATCATCTCCAGAAAAGGTACCAGATGGAATAATATATTGGGGATCGGGAAAGGCGATAGTACGATCAATTCGCTGATTTTTAGCGATAATCTGGTCGTTTTAGGCGGTGAAGCCACCGAAAAAGTAGCGCGTCACGGCAACTTTATCCACCACAACAATACCTACTTCCTGCTCGATGGTGCCCAGCTTGGTTTTGCCGGGGCTAGTGGGGAGCAGATCAGTGTGTCCCGCTAA